Below is a genomic region from Anoplopoma fimbria isolate UVic2021 breed Golden Eagle Sablefish chromosome 20, Afim_UVic_2022, whole genome shotgun sequence.
TGCTACTGGGATATTCTGTTGATCCTTTATAAAAGCAACTAAACAGCAGCTGAAAATCAGACCTCCACTTGTTTAACATCTCACCTTGTTGAAGTGATGTAGAAGTGCATTCCAGGGTGCGTCAGTGCACTGTGACATCCCTGGTGGGTGTGGCTACAGGTGCAACACACCTGAAACACTCAACCAGTGTGGACGGTGAAACACTCTTCAGCCTgctgttaaagggacagttcacacCAAAATAGATATTTTTCCTCTAACCTATAGCTTGGTGTGAGCAGTAGAGTTGTCTGGCTTCTCTCCATTATAATGTATTAGTTCCATGACGAGGCTTGTAATGCTCACCACAAGCCAGGAAAAATgatctttccagaaatcatgacccagtTACTAATGGTCATGATttttggaaagagacattgctgagATTGAAGTtttcaagttttgtttttggctcTTTGAGAACCACAAGCCGAGTGTCATCTAGTCcaattatattggagagaaggcaggcAACTAACACCAAAACAACCTATTTTGATAAATGGCATAATTgttaagaggagaaaaaaaagtattttgtaatTCTGGGGTGAACTATCCCcttaagttatttaaaaaaaaaagagaaactgaaaggACGTTAAAACTGACGGCTGTTCCAGGTCAAGAAACTCGCCAgcaaaaaaactataaaaactaaaaaaaatattccaagAGCCAAGACTTAAAggcatttttctttcattgtgatCTATCCCAACCTATATGTCTCTCAACTcaaattattcctttttttagcTTTATAATTAACCAATACTGATACTGTGTGTGTTCCAGACCCTTGTGCTGAGGTTGAGTGCAGGGTTAAGGAGCACTGTGAAGTGTCAGAAGACCAAGGAGTGTGTGTTCCTGATTCCAAGGCCTTATGCTGGTCTGCCGGCGACCCGCACTACAAAACGTTTGACGAGTTGAACTTCTCCTTCCAGGGAACCTGCACCTACGTCCTCGTCAACACCACAGGTTAGCAATTACCTAAAAGAaagatgtatgtatgtttgtgtatgtatgtatgtatgtatgtatgtatgtatgtatgtatgtatgtatgtatgtatgtatgtgtgtgtgtatatatatatatatatatatatatatatatatatgtatgtatagtGACAATAAAATCCAACTATTTCCTCGTACTTGCTGTAAGTGTCACGGTTATCATCAATACAGTTATAAAGGGACACCCCTACCTGCAGCCTGCTACCTGCTAGTGCACCAGCAGGTGTTTTTGCACTTAAATTAGATTTACGGCTAAATTAACATTTACTATTGCTTTATTTAGGCATTGCCCCATTGTGTTGCCTTGAATGggcttctacacacacacatacattatcaACATTTAGTCTTTTTGTTAGCCAGTAGGCTACtgatttttttgtgacaaaGAAACCGTGATGTAAGATGAGAAGTTGCAGTGAAAATTATTTGGTATATAAGAGATTTATATGATGCATTCACTGGAATCAGGGATTGCACGACCACCATTTGAAATTCCTGTCTACAGTCATGACTAAATGTACTTACACATGGCCACATCCACAAATATCAAAACTCACACCGTCTGTTAACTAAAAGACTGCATGACACATTGTGCGGTTGTTAAAAAGTTGACACATAGTTGTCTTTAACATGAATTATTCTGACTTCCTCAGGTCTTGACCCCTCCCTGCCAGAGGTAACTGTGACCTCCAAGAATGAGCTCCGTGGGAACTCTGAAGGCTCCTTTGTGCGTTCAACCACCGTGGAGATGTCTGGCTACCAAATAACCCTcccaaacaaagacagaggcaTCATTTTGGTGGGTCAATACATGGGCTGGGTCAACAATGCCAACTTTTCATGTACAGTTCTTAGTTACACTCGTTATCTGGTTGAATCCTTTTTATTGACACAATTAcaagaattaaatgttttaaacctattttgtttgtgtcagcCATCATTGCAGTAGGTAATGGAGACACCATACTTTTTTATAAACGTTCCTTGGgtttgttgttgatgaggaATACAGCAACTCACATCAGGCGTGATGCATTCGTGGAGGCGACTCTTTACTGGTTGTCGTGAGTTAGAGTGAAGCAGGGGTTGAGCGAGCTAGAGAGTGAACGAAGAGAGGAATGGGCGTTAGCGAGAAAATAGCCCAGATCAGAGGTATAAGAAAGTTATTTTCTGATgaggaaataaacaaatccATATCGTCTCACAAACCTGCGGGAAGGTGCCggattttgaatgaatgcagcccAAGGCATGCTTTACCTGGCTGTGGCCAGTCTCCTCTTTCTGTGCCTGTTTGTGCacggatatatatatatatatatatatatatatatatatatatatatatatatagtttcaactggatgtttttcctaatttaaaaatgtgcattgTCTGATGGGATACCATATTTAACTACCTTATAGTGGGATGGTTTAATAACGGCCTTCTTTTTGAGGCTTAAAATGCCActttagcattttcttttttggtttctttcaCAACCAATTCCCAGTTTGCTGTTGATTAGAAATAATCAACAGCAAATTATTGACAAATATTTTTAGGGATGCCCCCTGATACCCGGTTCTAAACGGGAGCCGATAGGCAACTGTTTTGCTAtcggtactttagaagttacAGAGTGAGATCTCTGCGGAAAAAAGCAGCGTAGGAAACCTCCTCTGTCTGTATCAGTGCCTGTCTTTGCACGAGTGGCGAAGTTGTACTTTACTCTGAGACACAATGACTCCGGCTCAgtacagagacacacatcatggcagagagaagaaaaatatcTTAAGTGAGGCTACATTTTAACTCCAGTACTCTTGTTGTCCCAAATGCAATTAAGACCTCACAAGTAAGGGAGGTAATAGCAGCGGATTCTTACATTTGgccaacaagcagaacataaatcttcagaaatgcacagttttctactgtttgttGAGCAGCCTTCCATCCTTGTTCACTGTAGGTAACGTTAGCTACGCCATATGGAGTTTGATAACAAGAAcacactaataaataaaaaataattgttgagCTGCGACTGTATTATAAGGATTTTGGAACTTTTGGAAATTATCGGGCTCAGGCTGCAGCCATGACTCAGtccatcacccctccctccaccaCCGTCGAACATACCCATAGTCTTTTTAGTAGGTGGCAGCAGCACTAAATCATCATCATACAATAAACTTTTGATTTcattacctctctctctctctctctctctctccaggtggaTGGTATAAAGACAGAGCTTCCTGTCTTTCTCGAAGAAGGCAGCATCTCCATCACACAATCTGGAATAAGAGGCATTCTCCAGAGTGATATTGGCATCGAAGTTACTTTTGATTGGTCCACACTTCTCATGGTGTCCATTAGCAGCAGCTACTTTGGGAATGTCGTTGGGCTCTGTGGCAACTACAACGGCGACAAGGAGGATGATATGACAACCTCCAGCGGCAGCACAGCTGTCAACGTGACAGAGTGGGCGGGGACATGGAGCATCGAAGACTACGACCCATTCTGTTACCATTACTGTGACAGCGTGTGTCCTCAGTGCTCCGAGGAGGACCGCATAAAGTAATGTTATGTAACATTAAGTTTTATAGTAACTTAAAGGTTCCATTTTGTCCAAAGCGAGATTTACAGGTCTTTTTTGATTGTGAAGAAGGTCTAGTTGCTATATACTGTGAAAGTATAAAAACACTCAATCCACAGAGAACACAGTGTGCCAATGAGAACAGACTGGTGTTTCGGGAGcggggcttaaagagacaggcgctaaaacagaGAGTTTCAGACAGATGGTGAATACCAATAAATTGGgacagacagaatgagaaaaataagttgttctttaaacattaaagcatgtaaacatgctCTAATAGAAACCCAACAttcaagtatgaacctgaaaatgaacatgataAAACAAAAGATTATCTCTGCTACCTTCACTTAACATCTGATAGTTAGCATTTAACCCAAAGCACCAATGAGGCTAATGGGAATGTCCGTAGAAATTCTCtgatacaagtaaaagtcctgtattccaaatattacttaagtaaaagtattcgcATCAAAATGTACTAAGTAACAAAAGTAAGTAATTATGCAGATTGGTccttttctgaaaaatatgtGATATAATTGGAGTGATATATTAAAGCTACAGTTgcttactttaataaaaaaaatgtttttaaactgtCACTATGTCATAACAGTAGTACTTGGATAATggatgtagtgcagtaaaagtatACAGTAGCATTAAAACGGATATGCTCAAGTACATTGACCTCAAAGTTGTACTTAATTATAGAacttgagtgaatgtacttaTCCTATGAACTTTCATATGAGTGAGCTGACAATAAACCCCTTTGCTCCTCCTCAGGTACACTGGTCCACAGTACTGTGGGATCCTGAGCAACAAGAAGGGGCCTTTCTCTGGTTGCCATGGTAGTGTGCCCATAGCTGAGGTTGCGGCAGACTGTTTGTATGACGTCTGCATCAATGAAGGTCGGCACGAAGTACTGTGTGATACCCTGAGCAGCTACATGGCACAGTGCCAGGAGGCTGGAGCAtctgtgttgccatggagaaaGCTGGCCAACTGCTGTGagtttacatacagtacatttacgtaggataaaatactaaaagaaAAGACTGACAGACTGACGTAAAGTCACTTGTGAAATGTCCTCAATGATCTAAATTTACTGAACTGAAGActggtttctgcttttatttaggCTAGTAGATTATTTGTATTCCAAGGTTGTCAGTACTCACACAAAGTTTCCATTGAAAGATAAATTGTGTCTGGGGGTTGCAGTGTAAAAGTACTCACCCATCACCATAGAGACCAAAGGTGCAGGTCAATTTCTTCACTCATCTTGCATGATAGAGAGATGCGACACGGAGGTGAAAGGATGGAGGAATCAAGTCACCAAGCAGGGCATCGCTGTTGATTTAAAGTTACGCATTCAAGTTTCTGATAACACACAACTTAgctaatacatttatttgtaataacTCAAAGCTGTTCAATATTTTAGTAACAACTTTAATGACTAGATGTCTGTACAATTGCTTTCAGTTGACCCAGGACCAAAGTTAACGTGGCTCCAAATTGTATTTTGTCTCAGAAAATAATTATGCTGGGGACTTATTGCATTGCTGcaggtctctggtctctgtgCCAATATGTCTAATACCCAACTGGATCCAAGCAAACCCTGCATCAGTTCTGATCACGTCATAATCAACacgggagaaaaagagaaaaactacaA
It encodes:
- the LOC129109239 gene encoding IgGFc-binding protein-like, translating into MHSDILWPANEESEPCPLRQEGCQCDDGLLSDGVRCVPVEKCGCVVNGQYYGSGTSVFLEDCSESCVCQSGQFSCSATSCKKDEECLNRDGIVGCYSTDPCAEVECRVKEHCEVSEDQGVCVPDSKALCWSAGDPHYKTFDELNFSFQGTCTYVLVNTTGLDPSLPEVTVTSKNELRGNSEGSFVRSTTVEMSGYQITLPNKDRGIILVDGIKTELPVFLEEGSISITQSGIRGILQSDIGIEQQLLWECRWALWQLQRRQGG